Genomic segment of Myxococcus stipitatus:
GGCGAACGTCTCCCCCGGCGCGATGGGGCGCTGGTTGAGGCCGGACACGCCGTCCATGCCGTTGGGCAGGATGAGGCCGTGCCAGTGCACGGTGGTGGGCTCGGGCAGCCGGTTGGTGACGTAGATGCGGATGCGGTCGCCCTCCACCGCCTCGATGGTGGGCCCCGGCGTCGAGCCGTTGTAACCCCACGCCTCCACCTCCAGCCCGGGAGCGAAGGTGTGCTTCACCGGCATCGCCACCAGGTGGCCCACCTTCACGCCACGCACCACCTTCCAGGGCAGCGTCGAGCCGTTGGGCGTGACGACGGCCACCTGCCCTCCCGGCGCGACGATGCGAGGCTTCTCGGCCCGGGCCCTGACGGCCGTGGCGGGCCCGAGGTTCGACGAGGTCTGCGCGAGCGCCTGGCCAGCGAGCAACGTGCCGCCAGCGAGTGCTCCCAGCTGCATGAATTCCCTGCGGTCCATGATGGGTGTCCTTCTCGAATCCAGAGTGCCGTGAGGCAAGAGGTCAATGAGCGTCGGAGGCGGGCGCGGCGCCGGAGGCCGAGGCCGCCGAGGAGATGCGCGTGGGGGCCAGCTCCAATCCCTCGTGCCGGCCCGCGAGCAGCTGCTCCAGCGCGGCGCGAGCGCGGTGGTGCTCCAGCAGCGTGTCCACGTAGGTGCTGGCCGCGTTCGTCACGTTGTCCTGCGCGCGCAGCAGGTCGAAGACGCCCAGCTGCATCGCGTTGTACTGGAGCACCGTCTCCTCCAGCGCCTTGCGCGTGGCGGGCAGGAGGACGTCGCGCACGTGCTTCGCGCGGCTCGCGGTGGACTCCACCCGGAAGCGGGTCTGCCGCAGCGACGCGCGGATGGAGGTGGCCGTCGCCTCGTAGCGGGCCTTCAGGGACTCTCGCGAGGAGAGGGCCGAGATGCGCTCGCCGCGCTTGCGGTCGAAGAGCGGCACGCCGACCTTGATGTGCGCGCCCATCTGCCAGCGGTCGTCTTCTCGCTCACCGCTGACTCCACCGGAGACGTCCGGGAGGAAGCCCTCGGTCGCCGCGAGCTTGCGGCGCAGCTCCGCGGCCTCCATGCGTCCGCGCAGCGCGGACAGGTCGAGGCTCGACTCGATGGCGCGAGCCTCCAGCCCATCCTGCTTGCTCAGCGCGTCCGACGGGTCGCCGAGGAGCGAGTCCACGGTCCACTGCGTCCCGGCGCCGAAGACACCGAGCAGCACATTGAGAGCCTCACGGGAGTCCTGGACTCCGTTCTCCGCCTCGGCCACGGCGAGACGGGCGGACTCCACGGCGGAGCGCTCGGTGGCGAGGTCGAGGGCGCGGAGGTTGCCCACCTTCTCCAGCTCCGCGGCCGTGGCGTAGCGCGCCTGGGCGTTGCGGAGCGCGAGGTTGCGCAGCTCGAGCTGCTGGCGGCGCGCCTGGACGTCGTAGAAGGCGAGCCGGGTGCGGTAGGCGAGGCTGAGCACCTCGCCGGCCGTGCGGGCGCGCTCGGACGCGCGCTCGGCCAGGGCCACGCCTCGGCGCTGCGGGAGGAGGAGGAGGTCGGACAGGCTGTACTCGACGCCCACGCCGACTTGCAGCTCGTGCTCACCGCCGGGCTTGCTCAGCTCGAGCTCCAGCTCGGGGATGGGCGGGAGGCTGGCCTGCACCAGGTTGCCCGTGGCGATGCCCAGCTCGTGCATGGCCGCGCGGAGGTCCCGGTTGTTCAGCAGCGCGATGCGCACCGCGGAGTCGGCCGTGAGCGGCTTGGCGAGCATCTCCCTCACGGCGGCGTCGATGTCCTCGCCGCGCTGGGCTTCGCCGGTGAGCGCGGGGACCGGAACCTCGGGCGTCCAGCGAGGCTCCAGCGTCGAGCGGACATCACGGACGTCATCGGCGTAGGGGACGGAGACGCAGCCACCGAGGACGAGTGAGGTGGCCAGCAGGGCGCCCTGAGCGGGCTTCTTCCAACGGGAGGATGACCAGGTCTTCATGGGGTGTCTCTTCGTCGCGAGCTGTCAGTGCTGGTGCTGGTCATGAGCAGGGGCCGGCGCGTTGCCACCCGTGTGCCCCGTGTGTCCGTCGTGAGGCTTCTTCGAGTCCTGGCCGTGTCCCGAGTGGTCGCCCTTGTTCGCGGCGCCACCACCCTGCGGCATCGAGTGTCCGGAGTGGTCACCCTCGCTCTTGTTCGTGGCGCCACCACCGTTCGGCATCGAGTGCCCGGAGTGGTCGCCCGCACCCTTGTTCGCGGCGCCGCCACCGTTCGGCATCGAGTGCCCGGAGTGGTCACCCGCGCCCTTGTGCTCGCGGCCCTGGCCGCTGACGCCGTGGTTCATGTGATGCCCACCGTGCCCGCTCGCACCCTCGTTCGTGGCGCCACCCCCGTGGTGGCCATGATGCCCGTGGCCACCGCCCTGCTCCGCCACCGAGGGCGCCACCCCGGCGGGGGCGAGCAGCGGATCCGCATCGGCGAGCACCGCGACCGCGTCCGCCCGAGGGGCCTCCTCGGCACGGATGGACGTGGGAGACGCGGGGTTCGCGTCGAGCTCGGCCCACGGGGTGGACGCACAGGCGGAGAGGGGCGCCAGGAAGGAGAGTACGAGGAGCTTCTTCATGATGAGGTTCCTTGAGGGGCTGCTGTCCCTTGCGAGCCCGCTAACGAGAAAGGCGCCGCGGAATTACAGGGGCCTTTCTCACGACTCCGCGATGAGGCGACCGCGCAGCATGTTCATGCCGCACGTGAAGTCGTATGCACCCTCCTTGAGGGCGGGCAGGTCGATGCTCACCACCCGTCCCGTCGGCAGCGTGCGCGAGACCCCCAGGTCCCCCAGGACGAACTGCTCCGAGCAAGCCGAACGGTCCGTGCGCAGCACGTTGAGCTTCACTGGCATCCCCGCGCGGACCACGATGCGGTCGGGCCGGTAGCCGCCGTCCACCATCAGGTCCACCTGCTGCGTGCCACCCGCCTCGCTCTTCGCCCGGGTGCGCTGGCGCGGCCCGAAGAAGAACAACCCCGTCCCCGCCGCCGCCACCAGACTGCTCGCCACCACCATCACTTCCGTCGTGTCCAACATGGCCGTCTCCCAGGTAGGGCTGTCGTGCGGCACGCCCCGGAGCACCTCGCGCCCCGGCGTCCCGCGCCGCCTTCATCCCCACTAACGAGAGCGCCCCACGGCTCTTACACAGCCCCCTCGAGACTCGAGCGCCTCGGCCCACTCCCCTTGACACTCTAGGGGAGTCACTCCACACTCCCCAAGACACTCTAGGGGAGTCACGAGATGCGAATCGACCTGCTCCAGGGGACGCTGGACATGCTCATCCTCAAGGCGCTCACGGGCGGGCCGATGCACGGCTACGCGGTGACCAGCTGGCTGCAGCGGACGACGGACGACGCGCTCCAGGTGGAGGAGGGCTCGCTGTATCCCGCGCTGCACCGCATGACGAAGCGGGGCTGGGTGAAGTCCGATTGGGGCGTCTCGGAGAACAACCGCCGGGCGCGCTTCTACACCCTCACGGCGGAGGGAAAGCGGCAGCTCAAGGAGGAGTCCACCTCCTGGGCGCGGCTGACGGAGGCTGTCGCCAAGGTCCTCCATTCCCGTCCCGCGACCCAGGTCGCCTGAGCCAAGGAGCGCTGTGCCATGGGCTGGATGGTGGACCGTTACCGCACCCTGCGCTCCCTGTTGTGGCGCGAGCGACTCGAGGACGACGTGGCCGAGGAGCTGGAGTTCCACCTCGCCATGCGCACCGACGAGCTCGTCGCCCAGGGAATGTCACCCGAACAAGCCCGAGCCGAGGCACTCCGGCGCTTCGGCGACGTGGACACCTATCGGAGACAGACTCACGTGATTGACCAGGACATCGCGCACGAGCGGCGGCGCATCGAGCTGTGGGACATGGTCCAACGCGAGACGCGCCAGGCGCTGCGCTCGCTCGCCCGCAGCCCGACCTTCGCGGTGATGACGGTGCTCACGCTGGCGCTCGGCCTCGGCGCGACGACGGCGCTCTACTCGGTGGTGGACGCGGTGGTCCTCCGCCCGCTGCCCTACGCCGCGCCCGAGCAGCTCGTCTCGCTCGACAGCCGCGTGCCGGGCGTCTCCCCCGAGGCCCGCTGGGGTCTGTCCGAGGCGGGCTACTTCTACTTCGCGCGAGAGGCCCCCAGCCTCGCGAGCCTGGGCGTGTTCTCCGCGAGGAGCGCCAGCCTCGCCAGTGACGCGGGCCCCGTGCGCGTGGACACCGCCTGGGTGAGCGCGAGCATGATGGACGTGCTGCGCGCCCAGCCCGCGCTCGGCCGCCTCCTCCCGAGGGAGAGCGACCTGCCGGGTGCTCCTCGCATCGCGGTCCTCGGGCACGCCTTCTGGGTCCGGCAGTACGGCGCCGACCCGCGCGTGCTGGGCACGGTGGTCCACCTGGATGACGTGCCCACCGAAATCGTCGGCGTCATGGCCCCTGGACTCCACCTGCCGGAAGGCACCGTGGACGTCTGGGCGCCGCTCACGCTCGACCCCGCGCGGCCTCCCGTGAACGCGCACTGGTTGCAGGGCGTGGGACGGCTTCGGGACGGCGTCTCGGCGGCGCGGGCCCAGGCGGAGCTCACCGGACTCGACCGGCGCCTCCCCGAGCTCTTCCCCAGCGCGTACAGCGAGGAGTTCATGCGCCAGAAGGGCTTCGCCACGGACGTCACACCGCTCAAGCGGCATGTGCTGGGGGACGTGGACCGCGTCCTCTGGATTCTCTTCGGCGCGGTGGGCCTGGTGCTCCTCATCGCCTGCGCCAACGTGGCCAACCTCTTCCTCGTGCGAGCGGAGAGCCGTCGCCGCGAGCTGGCCGTGCGCTCCGCCCTCGGCGCCGCGCGCGCGGACCTGTCCTGGCATGCGCTCACCGAGAGCCTGCTGCTGTGCCTCGTGGCGGGTGCGCTCGGCCTGCTCCTCGCGTGGAGCGCGCTCCGGCTGTTGACCTTCCTCGCCCCGGACCACCTGCCGCGACTGGGCGAGGTGGGCCTGGATGCGCACGGCGTCGTCTTCACCTTCGCGATATCGGTCATCGCGGGAGTCGTCTTCGGCCTCTTCCCGCTGACGCAGCTGGGGCGGAGCCTGAGCGCGCTGCGCGAGTCGGGGCGTGGGCTGACGTCCTCGCGTCGCCGCAACCTCGTGCGCTGGGGCATGGTGGTGGGGCAGATGGGGCTCGCGGTGGTGTTGCTCACGGCGGCGGGGCTCATGCTGCGCAGCTTCTGGGGGCTCTACCACGTCGACTCCGGGCTCAAGACCGAGTCCGCGCTCACCTTCGACTTCGTCCTGCCCGGGACGCGCTACGGGAGCTACGACGCGGCCAATCGCTTCCATCGGGAGCTGCTCACGCGGCTGGAGGCGGTGCCGGGTGTCACCCACGCGGGCGCGACCTCGCGGCTTCCGCTGCGGAACTTCAACGGCTGCGCCGCCCTCTTCACCGAGCACGGCCCGCTCGGCGACGACTCCGTCTGTCTGCCGACCCCGAGCGCCAGCCCGGGGGCCTTCAAGGCCCTGGGCATCCCGCTGCTCGAGGGTCGGGAGTTCACCTGGGAGGACCTGGACGGCAAGGCGGATGGCGTGGTGGTGACGAAGGCGCTCGCCGAGCGCCTCTGGCCGGGCCAGGACCCGCTCGGCAAGGGCCTCCGCGGCAACGGCCACGAGCCACCGTACTACCGCGTCATCGGCGTGACGGGTGACATCCGCGCGCAGGGCTTGGACAAGCCGCCCACGCAGGCCGTCTTCTTCCCGCTCGCGCCCGCGGAGAACCTCCCGCTGTGGGGCCCGTCCCGAGTGATGAGCGTCGTCATCCGCACGTCCACCTCGCGGCCCGAGCAGCTCGCGCCCGTGGTGCGGAGCATCATGAAGGAGCTCGACGCCACGGTGCCCGTCGCGAACCTCGAGACGCTGGACCGCGTGGTGAGCCAATCCCCCTCGGTGGCGAGGGCCACCTTCTCCCTGCTGCTGCTCGGCATCGCCGGCGGCATGGCGCTCCTGCTCAGCGCCGTGGGCCTCTACGGCGTCATCAGCTTCATCGTCGGTCAGCGCCGGGGAGAGATTGGCATCCGCGTGGCATTGGGTGCGCGGGCCAGCCAGGTGGCGGGCATGGTGGTGTTGCAGGTGCTGCGCTTCGCCGGGCTCGGCATCGCGCTGGGCCTCGTGGGTGCGCTGTCGATGAGCCACCTGCTCTCCGCGTTGCTCTTCGAGGTGAGCCCCACGGACCCCGTCGTCCTCGCCGGCGTCTGCGCGTTGCTCGTCCTCATCGCCGCGCTCGCGAGCTACGGCCCCGCCCGCCGCGCCTCGCGCGTGGACCCGGCCGAGGTGCTCCGGTCCGAGTAGAAAGACACGCGCGCCACGGCCCTCGGGAAGAGGACCGTGGCGCCGCGAACTCCTCACTCAGGCTCGGAGGCTCAAGCCACCGGCTGCGCCGTGGGCAATCGCAGGCTGCGCAACCGCAGGCTGTTGAGCAACACCGACACGCTCGACAGCGACATCGCGAGGCTCGCCAGCATGGGCGACAGCAACCAGCCCGTCATCCCGTACAGCAGCCCCGCCGCCACCGGGATGCCCAGGGCGTTGTAGAGGAACGCCCAGAACAGGTTCTGCCGAATCACGCCCATCGTGGAGCGGGCCAGCCCCAGCGCCGCGGGCAGTCCCCTCAAGTCCGAGCGCAGCAAGGCAACTCCCGCCGCATCCCGAGCCACATCCGTCCCCGTCCCCATCGCCACGCCCAGGTCCGCCTGGGCCAAGGCCGGCGCGTCGTTGATGCCATCACCCACCATGGCCACCTTCCGCCCCTCCGCCTGGAGCGTGCGGACCACGTGCGCCTTGCCCTCCGGCAACACCCCCGCGAACACCCGGTCGATGCCCAGCTTCCGAGCCACTCGCGACGCGGGGCCCTCATGGTCCCCCGTGAGCATCACCACGTGCATGCCCATGTTCCGCAGCGCCTGCACCGCCGACGCCGCCTCCTCGCGCTCCGCATCCGCGATGCCGATAGCCCCCACCCACGTCCCATCCACCGCCACCAGCACCGGCGTCTGGCCATCCTCGGTGAGCGCCCGCTCCGCCTCCGCGCTCCCGGACACGCCGTGCCGCTCCATCATCCGCCGGCTGCCCACGAACACGCGGCGCCCGTCGACCATCGCCTCCACGCCATGCCCCGGCGTGGCGGTGAACGACTCGGGCTTGCCCATCTTCAATCCCCGCGCCGTGGCCTCCGCCACCACCGCCCGAGCCAGCGGGTGCTCACTGCCGGACTCCGCGCCCGCCGTCAGCGCCAGCACATCCTGCTCCGTCAGCTCGCCCGAGGTGATGATGCGCACCACGGCCGGGCGCCCCTGCGTCAGCGTCCCCGTCTTGTCGAGCACCACCGTGTCGATGTGGCTGGCCCCTTCCAGCGACGCCGCGCTCTTCACCAGCACGCCCAGCTGCGCGCCGCGCCCCATGCCCACCATCAGCGCCGCGGGCGTCGCCAGTCCCAGCGCGCAAGGGCAGGCGATGACCAGCACCGCCACCGTGTTGAGCACCGCCATCGTCAGGCGCGTCTCCTCGGGAGCCAGCACGAACCACGCCGCGAAGGTGGCGATGGCGATGAGCAGCACCACCGGCGTGAAGACCCCGCTCACCACATCCGCCAGCCGCGCGATGGGCGCCTTGGTCCCCTGCGCCCGCTCCACCACCTGGACAATCTGCTGGAGCGCCGTGTCCGTGCCCACCTTCGCCGCGCGGAAGACCAGCCGGCCCGTGCCGTTCATCGTCCCCGCGAAGACCTCCGCGCCCGCCGTCTTCCCCACCGGCAGGCTCTCACCGGTGAGCATCGACTCGTCCACCGACGACGCGCCCTCCACCACGGAGCCGTCGACCGGAATGGACTGCCCCGGGCGCACCACCACCTGGTCGCCCACGCGCACCTGCGACAGCGCCACCTCGCGCTCGACGCCGTCTCGCAACACGGTGGCGTTGGCCGGAGCCAGCGCCTGGAGGCGCCGGATGGCATCCCCCGCGCGGGTGCGGGCCCGCGACTCCAGGAAGCGGCCCAGCAGCACGAAGCCAATCACCGCGGCGGCGGCCTCGAAGTAGACGGGCAGCGCCGCGCCGTGGTCGCCATGGCCCGCGTGCTCACCGGACGCCCCGAGCGTCGGCCACTGCGTCGCCACCACCGAGTAGAGGAACGCCGTCCCCGTCCCCAGCGCGACCAGCACGTTCATGTCCGCGGACCGGTGCCGCAGCGCGGCCCACGCCGCCTTGAAGATGGGCGCGCCGCTGTACGCGATGACCGGCAGCGTCAGGAGCAGCTGCACCCAGTTGGAGCCCGGGAAGTCCAAGGCCCCGTGCGACATGGCCATCACCACCACCGGCAGGCCGAAGAGCACCGCCACCGCCAGCCGGCGGCGCAGGCCCTTCTCCTCGGCGGAGTCCGCGTCGCGGGTGCCCTCGGCCGTCGGCACCTCGGCCTGATAGCCCGCGCTCGCGACGGCCTCGGTCAGGGTGTGGACGGAGGTGGTCTTCGCGTCGAAGACCACGCTGGCCTTGCGGGTGGCGAAGTTGACGCTGCACTCCTGGACACCCTCCACCTCGCTCAAGGTGCGCTCCACCCGGCGCGCACAGGCGGCGCACGTCATGCCCGACACGGCGAGGTCCATGCGCTCCAGGGCGCCAGACAGGGAAGGAGATGTCTCAACGGCGTTCATGGGATTCCTCCAGCCCGCCACCGAGCGGGTCTACCCCACCAACGCGGCACCTCCCGGCGAATTACACCCCCCGGATTGCCATGGAACCGTCATGGTCAACGGGCGAAACCCCTGGTTTTGAAACGCCACGCCAGACGACAGGCCACGCACGGTTCAGCAACATGCGCGTGTCACATTGAACGCCCCCATGACGAAAAACCTCCTCGCCGCCCTGGTCCTGTTGAGCACGCCCGTCCTCGCTCAACCCAAGCCCCCTCCCACCGCGGCGGCCCCCGCCGCACCCGCCCCGGACACCTTCTTCCGGCAGCTCTTCGAGACGCGCTTCTTCAACAGCGGCCGTCCCTCCTCCGTCACCCTCAGCCCGGACGAGAAGACCGTCTTCTTCCTGCGCAACTCGCCCACCTCCAAGGCGACCTCGCTCTTCGCCTACGACGTGGCCACGCAGGAGACGCGCGAGCTGCTCACCCCCGCGGCCCTCCTCAAGGGCGCCGAGGAGAAGCTCTCCCCCGAGGAGCAGGCGCGCCGTGAGCGCATGCGTGTCATCGCGCGAGGCTTCTCCTCCTTCGCGCTCTCCGACGATGGCGCGAACCTCCTCGTGGGCCTGTCCGGCAAGCTGTA
This window contains:
- a CDS encoding TolC family protein, which encodes MKTWSSSRWKKPAQGALLATSLVLGGCVSVPYADDVRDVRSTLEPRWTPEVPVPALTGEAQRGEDIDAAVREMLAKPLTADSAVRIALLNNRDLRAAMHELGIATGNLVQASLPPIPELELELSKPGGEHELQVGVGVEYSLSDLLLLPQRRGVALAERASERARTAGEVLSLAYRTRLAFYDVQARRQQLELRNLALRNAQARYATAAELEKVGNLRALDLATERSAVESARLAVAEAENGVQDSREALNVLLGVFGAGTQWTVDSLLGDPSDALSKQDGLEARAIESSLDLSALRGRMEAAELRRKLAATEGFLPDVSGGVSGEREDDRWQMGAHIKVGVPLFDRKRGERISALSSRESLKARYEATATSIRASLRQTRFRVESTASRAKHVRDVLLPATRKALEETVLQYNAMQLGVFDLLRAQDNVTNAASTYVDTLLEHHRARAALEQLLAGRHEGLELAPTRISSAASASGAAPASDAH
- a CDS encoding ABC transporter permease, with the protein product MGWMVDRYRTLRSLLWRERLEDDVAEELEFHLAMRTDELVAQGMSPEQARAEALRRFGDVDTYRRQTHVIDQDIAHERRRIELWDMVQRETRQALRSLARSPTFAVMTVLTLALGLGATTALYSVVDAVVLRPLPYAAPEQLVSLDSRVPGVSPEARWGLSEAGYFYFAREAPSLASLGVFSARSASLASDAGPVRVDTAWVSASMMDVLRAQPALGRLLPRESDLPGAPRIAVLGHAFWVRQYGADPRVLGTVVHLDDVPTEIVGVMAPGLHLPEGTVDVWAPLTLDPARPPVNAHWLQGVGRLRDGVSAARAQAELTGLDRRLPELFPSAYSEEFMRQKGFATDVTPLKRHVLGDVDRVLWILFGAVGLVLLIACANVANLFLVRAESRRRELAVRSALGAARADLSWHALTESLLLCLVAGALGLLLAWSALRLLTFLAPDHLPRLGEVGLDAHGVVFTFAISVIAGVVFGLFPLTQLGRSLSALRESGRGLTSSRRRNLVRWGMVVGQMGLAVVLLTAAGLMLRSFWGLYHVDSGLKTESALTFDFVLPGTRYGSYDAANRFHRELLTRLEAVPGVTHAGATSRLPLRNFNGCAALFTEHGPLGDDSVCLPTPSASPGAFKALGIPLLEGREFTWEDLDGKADGVVVTKALAERLWPGQDPLGKGLRGNGHEPPYYRVIGVTGDIRAQGLDKPPTQAVFFPLAPAENLPLWGPSRVMSVVIRTSTSRPEQLAPVVRSIMKELDATVPVANLETLDRVVSQSPSVARATFSLLLLGIAGGMALLLSAVGLYGVISFIVGQRRGEIGIRVALGARASQVAGMVVLQVLRFAGLGIALGLVGALSMSHLLSALLFEVSPTDPVVLAGVCALLVLIAALASYGPARRASRVDPAEVLRSE
- a CDS encoding heavy metal translocating P-type ATPase, whose protein sequence is MNAVETSPSLSGALERMDLAVSGMTCAACARRVERTLSEVEGVQECSVNFATRKASVVFDAKTTSVHTLTEAVASAGYQAEVPTAEGTRDADSAEEKGLRRRLAVAVLFGLPVVVMAMSHGALDFPGSNWVQLLLTLPVIAYSGAPIFKAAWAALRHRSADMNVLVALGTGTAFLYSVVATQWPTLGASGEHAGHGDHGAALPVYFEAAAAVIGFVLLGRFLESRARTRAGDAIRRLQALAPANATVLRDGVEREVALSQVRVGDQVVVRPGQSIPVDGSVVEGASSVDESMLTGESLPVGKTAGAEVFAGTMNGTGRLVFRAAKVGTDTALQQIVQVVERAQGTKAPIARLADVVSGVFTPVVLLIAIATFAAWFVLAPEETRLTMAVLNTVAVLVIACPCALGLATPAALMVGMGRGAQLGVLVKSAASLEGASHIDTVVLDKTGTLTQGRPAVVRIITSGELTEQDVLALTAGAESGSEHPLARAVVAEATARGLKMGKPESFTATPGHGVEAMVDGRRVFVGSRRMMERHGVSGSAEAERALTEDGQTPVLVAVDGTWVGAIGIADAEREEAASAVQALRNMGMHVVMLTGDHEGPASRVARKLGIDRVFAGVLPEGKAHVVRTLQAEGRKVAMVGDGINDAPALAQADLGVAMGTGTDVARDAAGVALLRSDLRGLPAALGLARSTMGVIRQNLFWAFLYNALGIPVAAGLLYGMTGWLLSPMLASLAMSLSSVSVLLNSLRLRSLRLPTAQPVA
- a CDS encoding PadR family transcriptional regulator: MRIDLLQGTLDMLILKALTGGPMHGYAVTSWLQRTTDDALQVEEGSLYPALHRMTKRGWVKSDWGVSENNRRARFYTLTAEGKRQLKEESTSWARLTEAVAKVLHSRPATQVA
- a CDS encoding cupredoxin domain-containing protein, giving the protein MLDTTEVMVVASSLVAAAGTGLFFFGPRQRTRAKSEAGGTQQVDLMVDGGYRPDRIVVRAGMPVKLNVLRTDRSACSEQFVLGDLGVSRTLPTGRVVSIDLPALKEGAYDFTCGMNMLRGRLIAES